The Hymenobacter sp. 5317J-9 genome has a window encoding:
- a CDS encoding TonB-dependent receptor yields MNKLYRLACLMLLVLAGLYAPAALAQSATTRTVSGKVTTADTKEALPGVTVLLKGTTNGASTGVDGTYTLQVPAEGGTLVFSFVGYATQEIALNGQTTVSPVLAVDAKGLDEVVVVGYGTQKAGNVTGAVTGISAKDIEERPVNRIENALVGQMPGVYVQTPSGEPGADLQIRVRGAASINASNEPLYVVDGVPVDNLRGINPTDVANIEVLKDAASAAIYGSRGSNGVVLVTTKRGKKGAAKLNFSGFTGVQLAESRLKVQSAEEWIQMRKEGIDIDWVNQNPALNRPTDSRATRLQRLTVNGVPPSTTNVIRYTYDPKWAYGQDSLAYTDWQNAIFQRAPMQQYTVGVSGGSDNVTYNINGSYLDQNGIIVGTNLKRATLRANFDAQIKKGIKLFMTLAPSMEWASLGRVDGTGGQALNAAQMPPVGPKEAGNYVGAQPYRSYNYSGNYISPVAVMERSDVNGTRTRLNANMGLNVDIYKGLQLQLLGALDNGYYQDQQFFPTSTVVTWYNAPYEGALSRSRYYQTFNTRYLFQGVFNYTRSFGDHHLNAILGYSTERTREDRSQQQNTQLPNDWTYVFDRSNSTTDQNNIAVPTKDLLLSYFTRAQYDYKQKYLLSASLRRDGSSKFGNNRPFGYFPAVSVGWRVSGENFMAGVSAISDLKFRASYGVTGNNRIPSNSQFAVLGVNNYPLGTSQTPTTGYSPANFQNDVLGWEQTASWNYGLDFSVLNNRLSVTADYYIKNTSDLLYTVPVSSITGFTRSLQNIGNVRNVGVELGLNSRNLVGAFEWSTSFNASYNDNKVTKLGYDDTPVPGGFQNLTSILQVGVPINSFLLYDAIGVYKTQAEVDAGPKMAGTRVGDAKYRDVNGDGIINNDDRTVIGNPQPKFTFGLSNSFRYKNFDLNVLVNAQQGGDLYSLIGRSIDRPGMGYLYNHAANWNNRWKSEADPGDGKTPSIGATTGAYFDSRWLYSSDYIRVKNVTLGYTLPKSHFYSGARVYFALENAYIWHNYTGGYSPEALQPGGYDNGSYPQARTYTFGFNLSI; encoded by the coding sequence ATGAACAAACTATACCGGCTGGCATGCCTGATGCTGCTGGTGCTGGCGGGGCTGTATGCCCCGGCCGCCCTGGCTCAGAGCGCCACAACCCGAACCGTGAGCGGCAAGGTGACCACCGCCGACACCAAAGAAGCCCTGCCCGGCGTGACGGTGCTGCTAAAAGGCACCACCAACGGCGCCAGCACCGGCGTGGACGGCACCTACACCCTGCAGGTGCCCGCGGAGGGCGGCACCCTCGTGTTTTCCTTCGTGGGCTATGCCACCCAGGAAATTGCCCTGAACGGCCAAACCACCGTTAGCCCCGTGCTGGCCGTCGACGCCAAGGGCCTCGACGAAGTGGTGGTGGTGGGCTACGGCACCCAGAAGGCCGGCAACGTGACCGGCGCCGTGACCGGCATTTCGGCCAAGGACATTGAGGAGCGGCCCGTGAACCGCATCGAGAACGCGCTGGTGGGCCAGATGCCCGGCGTGTACGTGCAAACGCCCTCCGGCGAGCCCGGCGCCGATTTGCAGATTCGGGTGCGCGGCGCGGCCTCCATCAACGCCTCCAACGAGCCCCTGTACGTGGTGGACGGCGTGCCCGTGGACAACCTGCGCGGCATCAACCCCACCGACGTGGCCAACATTGAGGTGCTGAAAGACGCCGCTTCGGCGGCCATCTACGGCTCGCGCGGCTCCAACGGCGTGGTGCTCGTGACCACCAAGCGCGGCAAAAAGGGCGCGGCCAAGCTCAACTTCTCGGGTTTCACGGGCGTGCAGCTGGCCGAAAGCCGGCTGAAGGTGCAGTCGGCCGAGGAGTGGATTCAGATGCGCAAGGAAGGCATCGACATTGATTGGGTGAACCAGAACCCCGCCCTGAACCGCCCCACCGACTCGCGCGCCACCCGCCTGCAGCGCCTCACCGTGAACGGCGTGCCGCCAAGCACGACCAACGTCATTCGCTACACCTACGACCCCAAGTGGGCTTACGGCCAGGACAGCCTGGCCTACACCGACTGGCAGAACGCCATTTTCCAGCGCGCGCCCATGCAGCAGTACACGGTGGGCGTGTCGGGCGGCTCCGACAACGTGACCTACAACATCAACGGCTCGTACCTGGACCAGAACGGCATCATTGTGGGCACCAACCTGAAGCGCGCCACGCTGCGCGCCAACTTCGACGCCCAGATTAAGAAAGGCATCAAGCTGTTTATGACGCTGGCGCCCAGCATGGAATGGGCCAGCCTGGGCCGCGTGGACGGCACCGGCGGCCAGGCCCTCAACGCCGCCCAGATGCCCCCCGTGGGCCCCAAGGAGGCCGGCAACTACGTGGGCGCCCAGCCCTACCGCAGCTACAACTACTCGGGCAACTACATCAGCCCCGTGGCCGTGATGGAGCGCAGCGACGTGAACGGCACCCGCACCCGCCTCAATGCCAACATGGGCCTGAACGTAGACATCTACAAAGGCCTGCAGCTGCAGCTGCTGGGCGCGCTGGACAACGGCTACTACCAGGACCAGCAGTTTTTCCCCACCAGCACCGTTGTGACCTGGTACAACGCTCCTTACGAAGGCGCCCTGAGCCGCTCGCGCTACTACCAGACCTTCAACACGCGCTACCTGTTCCAGGGCGTATTTAACTACACGCGCAGCTTCGGCGACCACCACCTGAACGCCATTCTGGGCTACTCGACCGAGCGCACCCGCGAAGACCGGTCGCAGCAGCAAAACACGCAGCTGCCCAACGACTGGACCTACGTGTTTGACCGCTCGAACTCCACCACCGACCAGAACAACATCGCCGTGCCCACCAAGGACCTGCTGCTGTCCTACTTTACGCGCGCTCAGTACGACTACAAGCAGAAGTACCTGCTGTCGGCGAGCCTGCGCCGCGACGGCTCGTCGAAGTTCGGCAACAACCGCCCCTTCGGCTACTTCCCGGCCGTGAGCGTGGGCTGGCGCGTGTCGGGCGAAAATTTCATGGCCGGCGTGTCGGCTATTTCCGACCTGAAGTTCCGGGCCAGCTACGGCGTGACCGGCAACAACCGCATCCCGAGCAACTCGCAGTTTGCGGTGCTGGGCGTGAACAACTACCCGCTGGGCACCAGCCAGACGCCCACCACCGGCTACAGCCCCGCCAACTTCCAGAACGACGTGCTGGGCTGGGAGCAAACGGCCAGCTGGAACTACGGCCTCGACTTCAGCGTGCTCAACAACCGCTTGTCGGTGACGGCCGACTACTACATCAAGAACACCTCCGACCTGCTCTACACCGTGCCGGTGTCGTCCATCACGGGCTTCACGCGCAGCCTGCAAAACATTGGCAACGTGCGCAACGTGGGCGTGGAGCTGGGCCTGAATTCGCGCAACCTGGTGGGCGCTTTCGAGTGGAGCACTTCGTTTAACGCCTCTTACAACGACAACAAAGTGACCAAGCTGGGCTACGACGACACCCCCGTGCCCGGCGGCTTCCAGAACCTGACCAGCATTCTGCAGGTGGGCGTGCCCATCAACTCCTTCCTGCTCTACGACGCCATTGGCGTGTATAAGACGCAGGCCGAAGTGGACGCGGGGCCCAAAATGGCCGGCACCCGCGTGGGCGACGCCAAGTACCGCGACGTGAACGGCGACGGCATCATCAACAACGACGACCGCACCGTCATCGGCAACCCCCAGCCCAAGTTCACCTTCGGCCTGTCCAACAGCTTCCGCTACAAGAACTTCGACCTGAACGTGCTGGTGAACGCCCAGCAGGGCGGCGACCTGTACTCGCTCATCGGCCGCTCCATCGACCGGCCCGGCATGGGCTACCTCTACAACCACGCCGCCAACTGGAACAACCGCTGGAAGTCGGAAGCCGACCCCGGCGACGGCAAGACGCCCAGCATCGGGGCCACCACCGGCGCCTACTTCGACTCGCGCTGGCTGTATAGTTCTGACTACATCCGCGTCAAAAACGTGACCCTGGGCTACACCCTGCCCAAGAGCCATTTCTACTCCGGCGCCCGGGTATACTTCGCCCTCGAAAACGCCTACATCTGGCACAACTACACCGGCGGCTACTCGCCCGAGGCCCTGCAGCCCGGCGGCTACGACAACGGCAGCTACCCGCAGGCCCGCACCTACACGTTCGGCTTCAACCTGTCGATTTAA
- the rhaT gene encoding L-rhamnose/proton symporter RhaT — MAVIWGVILHALGGFASGSFYLPYKKINGWAWESYWLVGGIVSWLLAPWILGYLTVPHLFEVLHQADSSTIFWAYFWGILWGTGGLTFGLAMRYLGLSLGMAVTLGLCAVFGTLVPPIYEGKMGELAASASGRYILLGLGVCVLGILICGRAGLLKEKTLTQEQKQESIAEFDLKKGLLVAVFSGVMSACFSFGLTAGQPIAELAAKNGTNPLFVNNAILVIILLGGLTTNAIWCLYLNVKNKTYTNYLNPSYPALRNILFCALAGTTWYFQFFFYGMGDSQMGAYRFSGWTLHMAFIIAFSSMWGLILHEWRGANRTTMRTVTLGIIAVVLSTVVVGYGNYLGDPAHKDAQETASVQTTE; from the coding sequence ATGGCTGTCATCTGGGGAGTTATCCTTCATGCGCTGGGCGGCTTCGCCTCCGGCAGTTTTTACCTGCCCTACAAGAAAATCAACGGCTGGGCCTGGGAAAGCTACTGGCTGGTGGGCGGCATCGTGAGCTGGCTGCTGGCCCCCTGGATTCTGGGCTACCTCACCGTGCCGCACCTGTTTGAGGTGCTGCACCAAGCCGACAGTTCCACCATTTTCTGGGCGTACTTCTGGGGCATTCTCTGGGGCACGGGCGGGCTCACGTTTGGGCTGGCCATGCGCTACCTGGGCCTGAGCCTGGGCATGGCCGTCACGCTGGGGCTGTGCGCGGTGTTTGGTACGCTGGTGCCGCCCATCTACGAAGGCAAGATGGGCGAGCTGGCCGCCTCGGCTTCGGGCCGCTACATTTTGCTGGGGCTGGGCGTGTGCGTGCTGGGCATTCTGATTTGCGGTCGGGCGGGCCTGCTCAAGGAAAAGACCCTTACGCAGGAGCAGAAGCAGGAATCCATTGCCGAGTTCGACCTGAAGAAGGGCCTGCTGGTGGCCGTGTTTTCGGGCGTGATGAGCGCCTGCTTCTCGTTCGGGCTCACGGCCGGGCAGCCCATTGCCGAACTGGCCGCCAAAAACGGCACCAACCCGCTGTTCGTCAACAACGCCATTCTGGTCATCATCCTGCTGGGTGGCCTCACCACCAACGCCATCTGGTGCCTCTACCTCAACGTCAAAAACAAGACCTATACCAATTACCTCAATCCTTCGTACCCGGCCCTGCGCAACATCCTGTTTTGCGCGCTTGCGGGCACTACGTGGTACTTCCAGTTCTTCTTTTATGGCATGGGCGACAGCCAAATGGGCGCCTACCGCTTCTCGGGCTGGACACTACACATGGCCTTTATTATTGCCTTTAGCTCGATGTGGGGCCTGATTCTGCACGAGTGGCGCGGCGCCAACCGCACCACCATGCGCACGGTCACGCTGGGCATTATTGCGGTGGTGCTGTCTACGGTGGTGGTGGGCTACGGCAACTACCTCGGCGACCCCGCGCACAAGGATGCGCAGGAGACAGCCTCGGTGCAGACCACCGAATAA